The Candidatus Zixiibacteriota bacterium genome includes a window with the following:
- a CDS encoding cohesin domain-containing protein yields MRSVLFSSPNLVRLFSALAVLCGLLLLLPHTAGATSITLDNVTEVPLGSTVILSLSVGDVDQGHILSGFDLLIAFDNTFSQLDDVQPGELLTNCGWEYFSYRSDISGQVRIVALAETNNGDVHPSCLIDGTGVLAELNFAVSTNPDYRCYLLPVRFYWNDCGDNVFSSESGDSLYISDRIYDFGNDITGNEAFPTYAGANNDCLIPDNIFRGIDFYNGSIELSCDSTTTGNPRISLDQRAGTTMGEIMPISIRLSDLDEIEAGGFDFLIGYDPEIITAVDATPGELLSACDWEYFNYTVSDLPECDGTECPEAAIRIVAVADINDGPNHPSCYAADSGQLASINFATIVNQEHIGIWYPLSFVWLDCSDNVLSSVSGDSLFLSRNVYDVGGLPILADDVFPTISGAPDECLSEGMALRRAVDFYGGRYNLIPPEIDDRGDLNLNGIANELADYQIYVLYFIYGLSAFQIDVEHQVAASDINADGITLSLSDLFYLYRIIVGDTQVNPVKDIRAVDTVILIQDTVANTVSLQSSGNISALYFMFDSDVMTVTTELEAYQVTYGPDSSDTRALFMPTFENFTGLQPLPAGELMSYTAPGNITYATGTWDGTASVQVLIEKIGEGGCCLVRGNIDHSTDGSINISDLIYLVQWAFGGGPEPPCMDEADVDAAGDGTTISDVVYLVNYMFMNGPEPAGCE; encoded by the coding sequence ATGCGTAGCGTCCTTTTCTCTTCACCAAACTTGGTGCGATTATTTTCGGCTCTCGCGGTTTTATGCGGTCTGTTGTTGCTGCTTCCTCATACGGCGGGAGCGACTTCGATCACACTCGATAATGTGACCGAAGTCCCCCTGGGCAGTACCGTTATTTTGTCGTTGTCGGTCGGCGATGTAGACCAGGGGCATATCTTAAGCGGTTTCGATTTGTTGATTGCCTTCGACAACACTTTCTCGCAACTCGACGATGTTCAGCCGGGGGAGCTTCTAACGAATTGCGGCTGGGAGTATTTTTCGTACCGCTCCGATATCTCCGGCCAGGTTCGCATTGTCGCCCTGGCTGAAACCAACAACGGCGACGTGCATCCATCCTGTTTGATCGATGGAACCGGCGTGTTGGCCGAGTTGAACTTCGCCGTCAGCACTAATCCGGATTACAGGTGTTATCTGCTGCCGGTACGATTCTACTGGAACGACTGCGGCGACAATGTCTTCTCTTCGGAATCAGGCGACAGTCTTTACATCTCGGATCGGATTTATGATTTCGGCAACGATATTACCGGCAACGAGGCTTTCCCTACTTACGCCGGAGCCAACAATGATTGCCTGATCCCGGACAACATTTTCCGTGGTATCGACTTCTACAACGGCAGCATCGAACTCTCGTGCGACAGTACGACAACCGGTAATCCCCGCATCAGTCTTGATCAACGAGCCGGTACAACCATGGGTGAGATAATGCCGATCAGCATCCGACTCAGTGATCTGGATGAAATCGAGGCCGGCGGCTTCGATTTCCTGATTGGCTATGATCCGGAAATCATAACCGCCGTAGATGCAACTCCCGGTGAATTGTTGTCGGCATGCGACTGGGAGTATTTCAATTACACGGTATCCGATCTGCCGGAATGCGACGGTACGGAATGTCCCGAGGCGGCGATTCGCATCGTAGCCGTAGCCGATATCAACGACGGTCCCAACCATCCATCCTGTTATGCCGCCGACAGCGGTCAATTGGCCAGTATCAACTTCGCAACCATCGTGAACCAGGAACATATCGGCATCTGGTATCCCTTGAGCTTCGTCTGGCTTGACTGCTCCGACAACGTGCTGTCGTCGGTTTCAGGCGATAGTTTGTTCTTGTCGCGCAACGTCTACGACGTTGGCGGTCTACCGATTCTTGCCGATGATGTCTTCCCCACCATCTCGGGCGCTCCGGATGAATGTCTCAGTGAGGGTATGGCTTTACGCCGGGCGGTTGATTTTTACGGCGGCCGTTACAACCTCATTCCCCCGGAAATTGACGACAGGGGTGACCTGAACCTCAACGGCATCGCTAATGAACTGGCCGACTATCAGATCTATGTCCTGTATTTTATTTATGGTCTGTCTGCGTTTCAGATCGATGTCGAACACCAGGTCGCAGCATCCGATATCAACGCCGATGGTATCACCCTTTCTCTCAGCGACTTGTTCTATCTCTATCGGATCATCGTCGGTGATACTCAGGTGAATCCTGTCAAAGATATCAGGGCGGTCGACACGGTGATACTTATCCAGGACACTGTTGCCAATACCGTATCGCTTCAAAGTTCGGGCAATATCTCGGCGCTTTATTTCATGTTCGACAGCGACGTTATGACCGTCACGACCGAACTCGAGGCTTACCAGGTCACCTATGGACCGGACAGCTCGGACACTCGTGCGCTGTTCATGCCTACGTTCGAAAACTTCACCGGCTTACAACCGTTACCGGCAGGTGAACTCATGAGTTATACCGCTCCGGGTAATATCACTTACGCCACGGGCACCTGGGACGGCACAGCCTCCGTTCAGGTGTTGATCGAGAAAATCGGAGAAGGCGGATGTTGTCTCGTGCGCGGGAATATCGACCATTCCACGGATGGTTCGATAAACATCAGCGATCTGATTTATCTGGTACAATGGGCTTTTGGGGGCGGTCCGGAACCACCCTGCATGGATGAAGCCGACGTGGACGCCGCCGGCGACGGCACCACGATATCCGATGTGGTTTATCTCGTGAATTACATGTTCATGAACGGTCCGGAGCCGGCCGGATGTGAATAA
- a CDS encoding PAS domain S-box protein: MGFLSTTSVKTKLVLLVLSVTSLTLGVGATLSLVNEQHDQERELLKDVGVEVRLLATECAIAMAHGDRQQISELFENAVFSSDIEHAVVFSVSGEHLAEFGSSMPDEHYRNLEPEFAGTRRVGDHVVAVYPVTLNGELFGYVHLHTSVDRLERRISKQARLVLLALAALILIALVVATYMQKVISQPLINLSRVAQRVAREGDLSVVISPPTSGDEIGQLHESFREMIAILHEREESQKHIEAKLHQSEEKFRQLFTELNSGFALHEMIYDDQGHACDFRFLDVNPAFERQVHLKHHEIVGKTARELIPEAEAAWIDRFARVAATGNPDKFTYTMAPLERSYHITAFSPRANQFAVIFDDVTDRVNAERETRLFKTMSDNAGYGALYTDMEGNLLYINNAYLRMLGYTKDEVLGKSALNFHPSDIQPAPEYLLSILLEKDSITALRRTHLRKDGSEVPTLMNLVLLRDESGQPEYIASTVIDITELAEAEQQIRAERDLAQKYLDVAATPMVIIGTDQCISIINRAGYNLLGYEEQELIGKNWFDTCLPQNARSFPQEVFEKFMSGELKTAGYFEYPVLTKSGNIRQLGWYRTILHDDRGNITGTLSSGIDLTDRKWAEEVMKTIVEGTSGSVGEDYSRHLVSRLASSFGCRYAMVGKLCGNNNSRIRSLARWVNDDFGPTIEYDLEGTPCREAIEYGLCYYDKDIRKRFPQSQLLREFDANWYMGIRLEDSSGSPIGVIILLGDQPLSDPDMVKSVLRVFALRVTTEIERQRAEAQREALVADLETKNAELERFTYTVSHDLKSPIITIQGFLGLLQEDLSAGNGDRIQQDIGRISNAATKMQRLLEELLRLSRIGRQVNPTENVSLYEVAREAEELLSSQITTAGAHIEISPDLPTVPGDRPRLHEVLQNLLDNALKYRGDTKDLVVRIGVDNRKGQPVLFVEDNGMGIPPEYQHTVFGLFDKLDIHSEGSGVGLALVKRIVELHGGHIWIESEGLGKGSRFCLTLNMGNQQNGRTEYDGRTVTDSIGRG, from the coding sequence TTGGGATTCCTGTCAACAACCTCAGTAAAAACAAAGCTGGTATTACTGGTACTGAGTGTAACCTCACTTACCCTTGGTGTTGGGGCTACTCTAAGCCTGGTTAATGAACAACATGATCAGGAGCGGGAACTTCTCAAGGATGTCGGTGTTGAAGTTCGTCTGTTGGCAACGGAGTGCGCCATCGCCATGGCTCACGGCGATCGCCAACAGATTTCAGAACTTTTTGAAAACGCCGTTTTCTCCAGCGACATCGAACATGCCGTAGTTTTTTCAGTCAGCGGTGAGCACCTGGCGGAATTCGGGAGTTCAATGCCCGATGAGCATTATCGCAATCTCGAACCTGAATTTGCCGGTACACGCCGAGTCGGCGACCATGTGGTGGCAGTTTATCCGGTGACATTGAACGGGGAACTTTTTGGTTATGTGCATCTGCACACCTCAGTAGATCGTTTGGAACGGCGGATATCTAAACAAGCCAGGTTAGTTTTACTGGCGCTGGCAGCCCTCATTTTAATAGCGCTGGTTGTGGCGACTTACATGCAGAAAGTGATATCACAACCTCTGATCAATCTCTCCAGAGTTGCACAACGAGTAGCCCGGGAAGGCGATTTATCGGTCGTTATTAGCCCACCGACCTCAGGTGATGAAATCGGTCAATTGCATGAATCGTTCCGAGAGATGATTGCCATACTCCACGAACGTGAAGAATCTCAAAAACACATCGAGGCGAAACTGCATCAAAGTGAAGAGAAATTCCGCCAGTTATTTACGGAGTTGAATTCAGGCTTTGCATTACATGAGATGATTTATGACGATCAGGGACACGCCTGTGATTTCCGTTTCCTGGATGTCAATCCGGCTTTTGAGCGACAAGTTCATTTAAAACACCATGAAATCGTAGGCAAAACGGCTCGCGAGTTAATTCCCGAAGCCGAGGCAGCATGGATTGATCGATTTGCCCGGGTTGCCGCGACCGGCAATCCCGACAAGTTCACTTATACTATGGCTCCATTGGAACGAAGCTATCACATCACCGCATTTTCACCGAGAGCGAACCAGTTCGCTGTTATTTTCGACGATGTCACTGACCGCGTTAACGCCGAACGTGAAACGCGTCTATTCAAGACCATGTCCGACAATGCCGGCTATGGAGCACTATACACCGACATGGAAGGCAATCTACTCTACATAAACAATGCCTACCTCCGTATGCTCGGTTATACGAAAGATGAGGTCCTGGGTAAAAGCGCCCTGAATTTTCACCCTTCGGATATACAGCCTGCACCCGAATACTTGCTGTCCATTCTTTTAGAAAAAGATTCAATAACCGCTCTTCGCAGAACCCATTTACGGAAGGATGGCTCGGAAGTCCCGACTCTGATGAACCTGGTGTTGTTGCGCGATGAATCAGGTCAGCCCGAATATATCGCGTCTACGGTTATCGACATCACCGAATTAGCCGAAGCCGAGCAACAGATTCGCGCAGAACGCGATCTGGCCCAGAAGTACCTCGATGTCGCCGCTACGCCCATGGTGATAATCGGAACCGATCAGTGTATTTCCATAATCAACCGCGCCGGTTACAATTTGCTCGGTTATGAGGAACAGGAGTTGATCGGGAAAAACTGGTTCGACACCTGCCTGCCTCAAAACGCCAGATCATTTCCTCAAGAGGTATTCGAGAAATTCATGTCCGGCGAACTCAAAACGGCAGGCTACTTCGAGTATCCAGTTCTCACTAAATCAGGCAATATCCGGCAATTGGGTTGGTATCGCACGATTCTTCACGACGACCGCGGAAATATCACGGGAACATTGAGCTCGGGGATCGATCTGACCGACCGCAAGTGGGCCGAAGAGGTCATGAAAACGATCGTTGAAGGAACTTCCGGTTCGGTTGGCGAGGATTATTCTCGCCATCTGGTCAGTCGTCTGGCATCGTCATTCGGGTGTCGGTATGCTATGGTGGGAAAACTGTGCGGTAATAATAATTCACGAATTCGCAGCCTGGCCCGGTGGGTGAACGATGACTTCGGACCAACCATCGAGTACGATTTGGAGGGAACACCCTGTCGTGAGGCAATCGAATATGGACTGTGTTACTACGATAAAGACATTCGAAAAAGGTTTCCACAATCCCAACTCCTGAGAGAATTCGATGCCAATTGGTATATGGGCATACGACTGGAGGATTCCAGCGGATCACCCATTGGTGTCATAATCCTTCTCGGGGATCAACCCTTGAGCGATCCCGATATGGTCAAATCGGTACTGCGGGTGTTCGCCCTTCGGGTGACCACCGAAATCGAACGCCAGCGGGCAGAAGCTCAGCGCGAGGCTTTGGTCGCGGATCTCGAAACGAAAAACGCTGAACTGGAGCGGTTCACCTATACGGTATCGCACGATCTTAAAAGCCCGATTATCACCATTCAAGGTTTCCTCGGTTTGCTCCAGGAAGATTTATCAGCCGGAAACGGTGATCGCATTCAGCAGGATATCGGTCGTATTTCCAATGCCGCGACCAAAATGCAGCGACTGTTGGAAGAGTTACTTAGACTGTCCCGTATCGGTCGCCAGGTTAATCCGACCGAAAACGTATCGCTCTATGAAGTAGCACGTGAGGCTGAAGAGTTGTTGTCGTCTCAAATCACGACTGCCGGTGCACACATAGAGATCAGTCCGGATCTGCCGACGGTACCAGGGGATCGTCCCAGATTGCATGAGGTTCTGCAAAACCTCCTCGACAACGCTCTCAAGTATCGAGGTGACACCAAAGACCTGGTTGTCCGTATCGGTGTAGACAACCGCAAAGGGCAACCAGTGTTATTCGTCGAAGACAACGGGATGGGAATTCCACCCGAATATCAACATACGGTATTCGGATTATTCGACAAGCTGGACATTCACAGTGAGGGCTCCGGAGTCGGATTGGCGTTAGTTAAACGTATTGTCGAGCTTCACGGCGGCCACATCTGGATCGAATCCGAAGGACTCGGAAAAGGCAGCCGTTTCTGTTTGACATTGAACATGGGAAATCAACAAAACGGGAGAACAGAATATGATGGGCGAACCGTTACAGATTCTATTGGTCGAGGATAA
- a CDS encoding response regulator — translation MSQGQSTSETEMPIKRILLVEDNESHALLIQRSFESFTNVFEVRLAGSLAEARSLIQSYAPHLVIADMFLPDGKAIQLIPDLADKIPAVVITSQGNEQMAVEVMKAGALDYVAKSEECFKALPHDAERALREWNHIVEAREALSDLSRSREMYRALAEHSSDAIFRYDHRLQISYANATFEDITGVAPEDAIGQSMTELGMPESLVQRLSDAALRVFRSGKPFDIELKVASPTGEKYLTCRCVPEHSSAGLVESVLATARDITDTKKLQEFVGRAARLETAGRIAGQVAHDFNNLLGPLVAYPDFIRDELPDDHPALTFLDGIEQAAQQMADINQQLLTLGRRGHYNLDTIDLNTIVRQVVASLSGIPSTLIIKTELAENLMSIRGGTAQISRALLNMINNARDAMQNIGWLTIRTENYYADDFIGAFGQIPQGEYVRLTVEDTGCGIDDNVLPEIFEPFFTTKSADQKRGSGLGLSVVHAVIKDHSGYIDVVTTVGEGSRFMVYIPITRDKYEAADNISQYGYGETILIVDDDEVQRQVTLHMLKKLNYKAFVADSGEAALEMVQRTSFDLVILDMVMPAGMDGTETYRKILAINPDQRALIVSGYAETQRVELAMSLGAAAFLRKPLTFRSLASTIRKALSDQKIPQEHPARDDV, via the coding sequence ATGTCGCAAGGCCAGAGCACATCCGAGACCGAGATGCCGATCAAGCGCATTCTCCTTGTGGAGGATAACGAATCTCACGCTCTATTGATTCAGCGTTCATTCGAATCCTTTACGAATGTGTTTGAAGTGCGCCTGGCCGGATCACTCGCCGAAGCGCGATCATTGATCCAGTCATACGCGCCTCATCTCGTCATCGCCGATATGTTTCTTCCCGACGGCAAGGCGATCCAGTTAATTCCCGACCTGGCTGATAAAATTCCGGCAGTGGTTATCACCTCGCAGGGAAACGAACAGATGGCCGTGGAAGTCATGAAGGCCGGTGCGCTGGATTACGTGGCCAAGAGCGAAGAATGTTTTAAAGCTCTCCCGCACGACGCGGAACGGGCATTGCGCGAATGGAACCATATCGTTGAGGCACGTGAGGCTCTCAGCGACCTCAGTCGCAGCCGCGAGATGTACCGCGCCCTCGCCGAGCATTCATCCGATGCCATCTTCCGCTATGACCATCGTCTTCAGATTTCGTACGCCAACGCCACTTTCGAAGATATCACCGGCGTTGCGCCGGAGGATGCCATCGGTCAATCGATGACTGAACTGGGTATGCCGGAATCGTTGGTGCAAAGGCTCAGCGATGCCGCTCTGCGTGTTTTCAGATCGGGGAAGCCATTCGATATCGAGTTGAAAGTAGCTTCACCGACAGGCGAAAAATATCTGACTTGTCGCTGTGTGCCGGAGCATTCATCGGCCGGATTGGTCGAGTCGGTGCTGGCCACGGCTCGCGATATCACCGATACTAAAAAGCTGCAGGAATTCGTCGGTCGAGCGGCACGACTCGAAACGGCGGGTCGAATCGCCGGCCAGGTGGCTCACGACTTCAACAATCTCCTCGGACCGCTGGTGGCCTATCCTGATTTCATCCGTGATGAACTCCCGGACGATCATCCCGCCCTGACATTCCTTGACGGCATCGAGCAGGCGGCTCAGCAAATGGCCGATATCAACCAGCAACTTCTCACTCTAGGCCGGCGCGGCCATTACAACCTGGATACGATCGACCTCAACACCATCGTGCGGCAGGTGGTGGCATCACTCAGCGGCATTCCTTCCACCCTCATTATTAAAACTGAACTGGCCGAAAATCTCATGTCGATCAGGGGCGGGACGGCTCAAATCAGCCGGGCGCTGCTGAACATGATTAACAATGCCCGCGACGCCATGCAGAATATCGGCTGGCTGACTATCCGCACCGAAAATTACTACGCCGATGATTTCATCGGGGCGTTCGGCCAGATCCCTCAGGGGGAATACGTCCGCCTGACAGTCGAGGATACCGGCTGCGGTATAGACGACAACGTACTTCCGGAAATTTTCGAACCGTTCTTTACGACCAAATCCGCCGACCAGAAGCGTGGTTCCGGTCTGGGTCTCAGTGTCGTGCATGCGGTCATAAAAGATCACAGCGGCTATATTGACGTAGTTACAACCGTCGGTGAGGGCTCGCGCTTCATGGTCTACATCCCCATAACCCGGGATAAATACGAAGCGGCCGATAATATCTCTCAGTACGGTTACGGCGAGACGATCTTAATAGTCGATGATGACGAAGTCCAGCGTCAGGTTACGTTACACATGCTGAAGAAACTCAATTACAAGGCGTTTGTCGCTGATTCCGGTGAGGCGGCTCTGGAGATGGTGCAACGGACATCGTTTGACCTGGTCATTCTCGATATGGTCATGCCGGCCGGAATGGACGGCACCGAAACTTATCGTAAGATCCTTGCCATCAATCCGGATCAACGGGCGCTAATCGTCTCGGGCTATGCCGAAACCCAGCGGGTAGAACTGGCCATGAGTCTGGGAGCAGCAGCATTTCTACGTAAGCCCTTGACATTCCGGTCACTCGCTTCGACTATCCGAAAAGCTCTTTCCGATCAGAAAATTCCCCAGGAACATCCCGCACGTGACGATGTCTGA
- a CDS encoding response regulator — MMGEPLQILLVEDNQDHAELILRGLVNHRVANKVHHVVDGEAALDYLNRRGQYGDETMYPMPHLILLDLRLPKIDGLQVLRELKEQENLRRVPVVVLSTSKAEQDVAKAYDYHANSYLVKPVNFIDFTKLMDDLGFYWLAWNIKPNL; from the coding sequence ATGATGGGCGAACCGTTACAGATTCTATTGGTCGAGGATAACCAGGACCATGCGGAACTGATTCTGCGAGGTCTTGTCAACCACCGCGTGGCGAACAAGGTACACCATGTCGTTGACGGAGAAGCGGCTCTCGATTATTTGAACCGGCGCGGCCAATACGGAGATGAAACCATGTATCCCATGCCCCATCTCATTCTTCTCGATCTTCGCTTGCCGAAAATCGACGGCCTTCAGGTTCTACGGGAGCTCAAGGAACAGGAGAATCTTCGGCGCGTGCCGGTTGTCGTGCTAAGTACGTCCAAGGCCGAACAGGATGTCGCCAAAGCGTACGATTATCATGCCAACAGCTATCTGGTTAAGCCGGTAAATTTCATAGATTTCACCAAACTCATGGATGATCTCGGTTTCTACTGGCTGGCCTGGAATATAAAACCGAACCTGTAG
- a CDS encoding PocR ligand-binding domain-containing protein → MAYDVDQHIELDSEFLSLTDLVEIESLQLIQDSFAEATNVASLITDVNGEPITKPSNFCRVCQIMRATDRGSRQCVHSDRMLGERSFRQLEPVIDTCSNCGLVDAAAPIVIEERHLGTWLIGQVNVGDIDKDRILSCAQEIGADPNEILTAYKDMECRSLESFQQVLGLLKVLTRQISDIGFTNLRLGREMSDRKRAEDRKFARFHRIQKQHRAMIQMMSHQVLIRGELQSAARMIDELVADTLDVDRVSIWLLDDDGTKLRCIDLYERGQKKHSRGMTLDTNFFPAYLDALQNDRVVAANDATTDPRTREFSEGYLKPLGIMSMLEGGIRFAGQLIGVICNEHIGDVRMWTQDEVAFIGDVSNQVAQTLQNREREKAERLARESDERFRVVSSQTGQVIYDLDVSTDKIEWVGAIQEVTGYTPEEFQEIDLTGWENLVHPEDQGMATRMRNRASEPEGRYRTEYRMQRRDGSYVEVEEQGALIFDDSRRLVRVLGTIKDVSERKQAERKQQRLQESLEKAKRMESLGLLAGGVAHDLNNMLGPLVGYPDLLLMKLPEDSPMRKQIERIGISAKHAADVIQDLLTLARRGRYDMEPTSLNQVIESYLDSVTFTKLKEDHPEVEVQLDLDPKLPTIAGSTPHLTKIIMNLTVNAFDAMHNGGKLRIVTQHQHLDRLPSGYAGVVAGEYVTLRVVDSGIGIASENIEKLFEPYYSNKKMGRSGTGLGLAVVYGILKDHKGYYDVFSREGQGTEFVLFFPAQKEEIRQRETNQEDYSGTETILVVDDEASQREIAGDLLGSFGYNVQTVSSGREAITFLKENKVDIVILDMIMEADFDGLDTYRAIVKIHSGQKAIIASGFSATDRVEELQKLGTGAYIKKPYTRMTIAAAVRKELDRDVTEEIPEKDKQS, encoded by the coding sequence GTGGCGTATGATGTGGATCAACATATAGAACTAGATTCCGAATTTTTATCGTTAACCGACCTGGTCGAAATCGAGAGTCTTCAGCTCATCCAGGACTCATTCGCGGAAGCCACCAATGTGGCTTCACTCATTACCGACGTTAACGGCGAACCGATAACCAAACCGAGTAATTTCTGTCGCGTCTGTCAGATCATGCGAGCGACGGATCGAGGCAGTCGGCAATGTGTTCATTCCGACCGCATGCTCGGCGAACGCTCTTTCCGCCAACTCGAACCGGTTATCGATACATGTTCTAATTGCGGGCTGGTCGATGCCGCAGCGCCGATCGTTATTGAAGAACGTCACCTGGGGACCTGGTTGATTGGCCAGGTTAACGTGGGTGATATCGATAAGGATCGCATTCTTTCCTGCGCGCAAGAAATCGGAGCCGACCCGAATGAGATATTGACGGCATATAAGGATATGGAATGCCGATCGCTTGAGTCATTTCAGCAGGTATTGGGATTGCTGAAGGTGTTGACCCGGCAGATATCCGATATCGGTTTTACCAACTTGAGGCTGGGACGGGAGATGTCCGATCGGAAACGAGCCGAGGATCGCAAATTCGCTCGATTCCACCGTATTCAAAAACAACACCGGGCGATGATCCAGATGATGAGTCATCAGGTTCTAATCCGCGGAGAGTTACAATCCGCGGCCCGTATGATCGATGAACTGGTAGCCGACACCCTCGATGTCGACCGGGTGAGTATCTGGCTTTTAGATGATGACGGCACTAAGCTGCGTTGTATCGACCTGTACGAACGCGGCCAGAAAAAGCATTCACGCGGCATGACGCTTGATACTAATTTCTTCCCGGCTTATCTCGATGCTTTACAAAACGATCGTGTCGTCGCCGCCAACGACGCCACCACCGATCCACGTACCAGAGAATTTTCCGAGGGGTACCTGAAACCGCTGGGCATCATGTCGATGCTGGAAGGAGGAATCAGGTTCGCGGGGCAGTTGATCGGTGTAATATGCAACGAGCATATCGGCGATGTGCGGATGTGGACTCAGGATGAGGTAGCGTTCATAGGTGATGTCTCCAATCAGGTAGCACAGACGCTGCAGAATCGCGAGCGGGAAAAAGCTGAAAGACTGGCGCGGGAATCGGACGAGCGGTTCCGGGTAGTCAGTTCTCAAACCGGACAGGTGATTTATGACCTCGATGTCAGCACCGATAAAATCGAATGGGTCGGCGCCATCCAGGAGGTCACCGGATATACGCCCGAAGAATTTCAGGAAATCGACCTCACCGGCTGGGAAAACCTGGTGCATCCCGAAGACCAGGGGATGGCTACCCGTATGCGAAATCGAGCTTCGGAACCCGAAGGTCGGTACCGAACCGAATACCGCATGCAGCGCAGGGACGGCAGCTACGTCGAGGTCGAGGAACAAGGCGCCTTGATTTTCGACGACTCCCGAAGACTGGTGCGTGTTCTCGGAACGATAAAAGACGTTTCGGAGCGCAAACAAGCCGAACGCAAACAACAGCGATTACAGGAAAGTCTCGAAAAAGCCAAACGTATGGAATCGTTGGGGCTGTTGGCCGGAGGAGTGGCTCATGATCTCAATAATATGCTCGGGCCGTTGGTTGGATATCCCGACCTGCTGTTAATGAAGCTCCCCGAGGACAGTCCGATGCGCAAACAAATCGAGCGGATCGGCATTTCGGCCAAACATGCCGCCGATGTCATACAAGACCTGCTGACTCTGGCCCGTCGCGGTCGCTATGACATGGAACCAACCTCGCTCAACCAGGTGATTGAAAGCTACCTCGATTCGGTTACCTTCACCAAGCTCAAGGAAGATCACCCCGAGGTGGAAGTCCAACTGGACCTCGATCCGAAACTGCCGACCATCGCCGGGTCCACACCCCACCTGACCAAGATCATCATGAATCTGACCGTCAACGCCTTCGATGCCATGCACAACGGCGGCAAACTCAGAATCGTGACTCAACATCAGCATCTGGACCGATTGCCCAGCGGATATGCCGGCGTGGTCGCAGGAGAATATGTTACACTAAGAGTTGTTGACTCCGGGATTGGTATTGCTTCTGAGAATATCGAGAAACTGTTCGAACCATATTACTCCAATAAAAAGATGGGGCGAAGCGGGACCGGACTGGGCCTGGCGGTCGTGTATGGCATTCTTAAGGATCACAAAGGGTATTACGATGTGTTCTCGCGCGAGGGACAAGGGACCGAATTCGTGTTGTTTTTCCCGGCTCAGAAGGAGGAGATAAGACAGCGCGAAACCAACCAGGAAGATTATAGCGGTACTGAAACAATCCTCGTTGTCGACGATGAAGCCAGCCAGAGAGAAATAGCCGGTGACCTGCTTGGCAGTTTCGGCTACAACGTTCAGACAGTCTCAAGCGGGCGGGAAGCAATAACGTTTCTGAAAGAGAATAAAGTAGACATAGTGATTCTCGATATGATCATGGAGGCCGACTTCGACGGTCTCGATACTTATCGCGCCATTGTCAAAATTCATTCGGGGCAAAAGGCAATAATCGCCAGCGGTTTCTCAGCTACGGATCGGGTTGAAGAATTACAAAAACTGGGAACCGGAGCTTACATCAAGAAACCGTATACACGTATGACAATCGCCGCTGCCGTACGCAAAGAACTGGATCGCGACGTCACGGAAGAAATCCCCGAGAAGGACAAACAATCTTGA